A single window of Bradyrhizobium daqingense DNA harbors:
- a CDS encoding ABC transporter ATP-binding protein — protein MSGPLLTIEDVAVELPTPRGNLRAVDHVDLALDAGRTLGIVGESGCGKTMLSRAVLQLLPKKAKLTGRVMFDGEDLVRLDPERLRRLRGRDLAVVFQDPMTSLNPVLTIGTQLMETIQEHLELDAPAAKKRSIELLAAVGIPAPEQRLAQYPHQCSGGMRQRIAIAIALSCEPKLLIADEPTTALDVTIQAQILDLLAREQRRRHMAMIIITHDLGVVAGRADEVAVMYAGRVVERAPTSALFKRMHMPYTEALLAAIPKLEAAPHTPLPAISGRPPDPTRPLKGCSFAPRCRYAAGRCHEAKPELKRAEMADHLYACFHPIRMAEGIGA, from the coding sequence GTGAGCGGCCCGCTCCTGACCATCGAGGACGTCGCGGTCGAGCTGCCGACGCCACGCGGCAATTTGCGCGCCGTCGATCATGTCGATCTCGCGCTGGACGCCGGCCGCACGCTCGGCATCGTCGGCGAATCCGGCTGCGGCAAGACCATGCTGTCGCGGGCGGTGCTACAGCTGCTGCCGAAGAAGGCAAAACTCACCGGACGCGTGATGTTCGACGGCGAGGATCTGGTGCGGCTCGATCCAGAACGCCTGCGCCGTCTGCGCGGACGCGATCTCGCCGTCGTGTTCCAGGATCCCATGACCTCGCTCAACCCGGTGCTGACCATCGGCACTCAGTTGATGGAGACGATCCAGGAGCATCTCGAGCTGGATGCCCCGGCGGCGAAGAAGCGCAGCATCGAGCTGCTGGCGGCCGTCGGCATTCCGGCGCCGGAGCAGCGGCTCGCGCAATATCCGCATCAATGTTCCGGCGGCATGCGCCAGCGCATCGCCATCGCGATCGCGCTGTCCTGCGAGCCGAAGCTCTTGATCGCGGACGAGCCGACGACGGCGCTCGACGTCACCATCCAGGCGCAGATTCTCGATCTGCTGGCGCGTGAGCAGCGCCGCCGGCACATGGCGATGATCATCATCACCCACGATCTCGGCGTCGTCGCCGGCCGCGCCGATGAGGTCGCGGTGATGTATGCGGGCAGGGTGGTGGAGCGCGCGCCGACATCTGCACTCTTCAAGCGCATGCACATGCCCTACACCGAGGCGCTGCTGGCGGCGATCCCGAAGCTGGAAGCCGCGCCGCATACGCCCCTGCCGGCGATCTCCGGCCGCCCGCCCGATCCGACCCGGCCGCTGAAGGGCTGCTCCTTTGCGCCGCGCTGCCGCTATGCCGCGGGGCGCTGCCATGAGGCCAAGCCCGAGCTGAAGCGCGCCGAGATGGCTGATCATCTCTATGCCTGCTTCCATCCGATCCGGATGGCCGAGGGGATCGGCGCATGA
- a CDS encoding ABC transporter substrate-binding protein — protein MTKAAAVARMCVPIFLVAAFALATPAQAQKSGGSITVGQELDIPGFDPLKVGVYDTSTNTAAAAIFDTLTTLNDKGEPAPKLAVSWTHSDDYKSWTFKLRQGVKFHDGTPFNAQAMKENFDRQKNPANKCRCAFYITNVKEVLAPDDYTLVYNLTDPSINWPAVITIQSSNNVIHSPTAWKTKGDDYNRNPVGTGPYILKSWSAGDRMVLEKNPDYWDKGRPYLDRIILKPLPDAQSRFASLQSGEADIIWDDENDADNIMKAQKDPKLTVHTYKGSGAAVYAFNTKVAPFDDVRVRQALVMAVDRPKMSQAISNGLSRPATNPYGDGSWVKCKDDGALPFDVEKAKALIKDYGKPVEFKMLVTATPRGRMIGQVLQQFWKRVGANMEIEQVDQATIPSRAFTRQFQLTPWRIVDLADPDPQMYANFRSGSPLALSNFSDPELDRLLDHARVTADLSQRTEDYCAISRLINKEAIWFWTFQNTYYALSSARLKGFPKMYNGVIDVSTTWLE, from the coding sequence ATGACGAAGGCAGCTGCGGTGGCACGCATGTGCGTGCCGATTTTCCTTGTTGCGGCATTCGCACTGGCAACGCCGGCGCAAGCGCAAAAATCGGGCGGCAGCATCACAGTCGGGCAGGAGCTGGATATTCCGGGCTTCGATCCGCTGAAGGTGGGCGTCTACGACACGTCCACCAACACCGCTGCCGCCGCGATCTTCGACACGCTCACCACGCTTAACGACAAAGGCGAGCCTGCACCCAAGCTCGCAGTTTCCTGGACGCACTCCGACGACTACAAAAGCTGGACCTTCAAGCTGCGCCAGGGCGTGAAATTCCACGACGGCACGCCGTTCAATGCGCAGGCCATGAAGGAGAACTTCGACCGGCAGAAAAACCCCGCGAACAAGTGCCGCTGCGCCTTCTACATCACCAACGTCAAGGAGGTACTGGCGCCGGATGACTACACCCTTGTCTACAATCTCACCGACCCCTCCATAAATTGGCCGGCGGTGATCACCATCCAGAGCTCCAACAACGTCATTCATTCGCCGACCGCCTGGAAGACCAAGGGCGACGATTACAACCGCAATCCCGTCGGCACCGGCCCCTACATCCTGAAATCCTGGTCCGCCGGCGACCGCATGGTGTTGGAGAAGAACCCGGACTATTGGGACAAGGGCCGTCCCTATCTCGACCGCATCATCCTGAAGCCGCTGCCCGACGCGCAGTCGCGCTTTGCCTCGCTGCAGTCGGGCGAGGCCGACATCATCTGGGACGACGAGAACGACGCCGACAACATCATGAAGGCGCAAAAGGACCCCAAGCTCACCGTGCACACCTACAAGGGCTCGGGCGCGGCCGTCTATGCTTTCAATACCAAGGTGGCGCCGTTCGACGATGTCCGCGTGCGGCAGGCGCTGGTGATGGCGGTCGACCGTCCGAAAATGTCGCAGGCGATCAGCAACGGCCTGAGCCGTCCCGCGACCAATCCCTACGGCGACGGCTCCTGGGTCAAGTGCAAGGACGACGGCGCGCTGCCGTTCGATGTCGAGAAGGCCAAGGCGCTGATCAAGGATTACGGCAAGCCGGTCGAGTTCAAGATGCTGGTGACCGCGACGCCGCGCGGCCGCATGATCGGTCAGGTGCTCCAGCAGTTCTGGAAGCGCGTCGGCGCCAATATGGAGATCGAGCAGGTCGACCAGGCCACCATTCCGTCGCGTGCCTTCACCCGCCAATTCCAGCTGACGCCGTGGCGGATCGTCGATCTCGCCGATCCCGATCCGCAGATGTACGCCAATTTCCGCAGCGGCAGCCCGCTGGCGCTGTCCAACTTCAGCGATCCGGAGCTCGACCGGCTGCTCGACCACGCCCGCGTCACGGCCGATCTCAGCCAGCGCACCGAGGACTATTGCGCGATCAGCCGCCTGATCAACAAGGAGGCAATCTGGTTCTGGACGTTCCAGAATACCTATTACGCGCTGTCGAGTGCCAGGCTGAAAGGCTTTCCGAAGATGTACAACGGCGTGATCGACGTATCGACCACCTGGCTGGAATGA
- a CDS encoding cation-translocating P-type ATPase codes for MHVTQDFSHYVRTAAEGIKHIDLAVEGVHCAGCMAKIERGLSAIPDVTLARVNLTDRRVALEWKAGTLDPAGVIDRLEELGYKAYPFETESAEVAEVAESRFLLRCLGVAAFATMNVMMLSIPVWSGNVSDMLPEQRDFFHWLSALIALPAAAYAGQPFFRSAWRALSNKTTNMDVPISIGVCLALGMSVVETIHHAEHAYFDAAIMLLTFLLVGRFLDQNMRRRTRAVAGNLAALKAETAAKFVGPDEIAQVPVAAIHPGDIVLLRPGERCAVDGTVIEGRSEIDQSLITGETLYVTAEQGTPVYAGSMNISGTLRVRVSAASEATLLAEITRLLDNALAARSRYMQLADRASRLYAPVVHATALITVLGWVIAGAGWHDAIVTGVAVLIITCPCALGLAIPTVQTVASGAMFKSGVLLNSGDAIERLAEADHVIFDKTGTLTLPNLEVTNAADIPVDIFELAGRLALSSHHPVAAAVAQAAGARSPIVGAVEETGQGVRASVDGTEIRLGRPSFCGAEALVADVTRLDPEASVVAFSKGSARFILSVRQGLRPDAQAVIAALKARNIGIEILSGDREPAVRAAAHALDIPEWRAGVTPADKIARIEELKRRGAKVLMVGDGMNDAPSLAAAHVSMSPISAAHLSQATADLVFLGRPLAPVVAAIDSAHKALQLMRQNLWLAIGYNVLAVPVAISGVVTPLIAAAAMSGSSILVMINSLRARRASREIA; via the coding sequence AGGCGTTCACTGCGCCGGCTGCATGGCCAAGATCGAGCGCGGCCTGTCCGCCATCCCCGACGTCACGCTGGCACGCGTGAATCTCACTGACCGGCGCGTCGCCCTGGAGTGGAAGGCGGGCACGCTCGATCCTGCCGGAGTCATCGATCGGCTCGAAGAGCTCGGCTACAAGGCCTATCCATTCGAGACCGAGAGCGCGGAGGTGGCGGAGGTCGCCGAATCCCGCTTCCTCCTGCGGTGCCTCGGCGTCGCCGCATTCGCCACCATGAACGTGATGATGCTGTCGATCCCGGTGTGGTCGGGCAACGTCTCGGACATGCTGCCGGAACAGCGCGATTTCTTCCACTGGCTGTCGGCGCTGATCGCGTTGCCCGCAGCGGCCTATGCGGGCCAGCCGTTCTTCCGCTCGGCCTGGCGGGCGTTGTCTAACAAGACCACCAACATGGACGTGCCGATCTCGATCGGCGTGTGCCTTGCGCTCGGCATGTCCGTGGTCGAGACCATCCATCATGCCGAGCACGCCTATTTCGACGCGGCGATCATGCTGCTGACGTTCCTTCTGGTCGGCCGCTTCCTCGACCAGAACATGCGGCGGCGGACCCGCGCGGTGGCCGGCAATCTAGCGGCGCTGAAAGCGGAGACCGCGGCCAAGTTCGTCGGCCCCGACGAAATTGCGCAGGTGCCAGTGGCGGCGATCCATCCCGGCGACATCGTGTTGCTGCGCCCCGGCGAGCGCTGCGCCGTCGACGGAACCGTGATCGAGGGACGATCCGAAATCGACCAAAGCCTGATCACCGGCGAGACGCTCTATGTCACGGCCGAGCAGGGCACGCCGGTCTATGCGGGATCGATGAACATCTCGGGCACGCTGCGGGTGCGGGTCTCGGCTGCCTCCGAGGCGACGCTGCTCGCCGAGATCACGCGGCTGCTCGACAACGCGCTTGCCGCGCGCTCGCGTTACATGCAGCTCGCCGACCGCGCCTCGCGGCTCTATGCGCCCGTGGTGCATGCGACCGCGCTGATCACCGTTTTAGGCTGGGTCATCGCAGGTGCAGGTTGGCACGATGCGATCGTGACCGGCGTCGCCGTCCTGATAATCACCTGTCCCTGCGCGCTCGGCCTTGCGATCCCGACGGTGCAGACGGTGGCCTCGGGCGCGATGTTCAAGTCGGGCGTGCTGCTCAATTCCGGCGACGCCATCGAGCGACTTGCGGAGGCCGACCACGTCATCTTCGACAAGACCGGCACGCTGACGCTGCCGAACCTCGAAGTGACGAATGCTGCCGATATTCCCGTCGACATCTTCGAGCTCGCCGGACGCCTTGCGCTGTCGAGCCATCATCCCGTCGCCGCTGCGGTGGCGCAGGCTGCCGGCGCCAGGTCTCCCATCGTGGGTGCGGTGGAGGAAACTGGGCAGGGTGTGCGTGCAAGCGTGGACGGGACCGAAATCCGTCTCGGCCGGCCGTCGTTCTGCGGCGCGGAGGCGCTGGTCGCTGACGTGACCCGCCTTGACCCCGAGGCTTCGGTCGTGGCGTTCAGCAAGGGCAGCGCAAGATTCATCCTGTCGGTGCGGCAGGGCCTGCGACCGGACGCGCAGGCTGTGATCGCGGCGCTGAAGGCGCGCAATATCGGCATCGAGATCCTCTCCGGCGACCGCGAGCCCGCGGTGAGGGCGGCCGCCCACGCACTCGACATCCCCGAATGGCGTGCCGGCGTCACCCCCGCCGACAAGATCGCGCGGATCGAGGAGTTGAAGCGGCGCGGCGCAAAAGTGCTGATGGTCGGCGACGGCATGAACGATGCGCCGTCGCTGGCGGCGGCCCATGTTTCGATGTCGCCGATCTCCGCCGCGCATTTGAGCCAGGCAACCGCCGATCTCGTCTTCCTGGGGCGGCCGCTCGCTCCCGTCGTCGCCGCCATCGATTCCGCGCACAAGGCGTTGCAGCTGATGCGTCAGAACCTCTGGCTTGCGATCGGCTACAATGTCCTCGCCGTGCCGGTCGCGATCAGCGGCGTGGTGACGCCCCTGATCGCGGCGGCGGCCATGAGCGGATCGTCTATCCTGGTGATGATCAATTCGTTGCGGGCGCGCCGCGCCTCGCGGGAGATCGCGTGA
- the glgA gene encoding glycogen synthase GlgA yields the protein MRVLFVTTEMDDFVRVGGLGAVSAALPRALRSFADIRIMLPGYRDIIEQLTHIQIVGRCPAFAEMPACSLGRAATKDGLPVYVLLCSQLYDRPGNPYGDESGRDWPDNDIRFARFASAAAELAMGKLDKNWAADLIHANDWQASLVPAYLAWRGAKLPSILTIHNLAYQGLFPKDSLRRIGAPESSFHIDGVEFYDQVSFLKAGLVYASHLTTVSGTYAREITTEEFGCGLEGLLRVRSDAAELTGILNGIDESWDPRSCAQLAQQFGAGDWVGKKANADYVRKQFGLAVSRGPMFGIVARLVHQKGIDLVLSAADEIVDAGGQIVVTGSGEPALEQALIDAHRRRPDAIGVVIGFNDAQARRIFAGSDFTLMPSRFEPCGLSQMYAQRFGSLPIGHQTGGLAETISDGETGFLFSRPSRESFLGGVRRAFEAFMAQDQLDTMRRSAMGRSFSWSISAGSYSALYRKLASA from the coding sequence TTGAGGGTCTTGTTCGTCACGACAGAGATGGACGACTTCGTCCGTGTGGGCGGACTTGGAGCCGTTTCCGCTGCCCTGCCCCGCGCCCTTCGCTCCTTTGCCGATATCCGGATCATGTTGCCGGGCTATCGCGACATCATCGAGCAACTCACGCATATTCAGATCGTTGGCCGCTGCCCGGCTTTCGCGGAGATGCCGGCCTGCTCGCTCGGGCGGGCCGCAACCAAGGACGGCCTGCCGGTCTACGTGCTGTTGTGCTCACAACTCTACGACCGGCCCGGCAATCCCTATGGCGATGAGTCCGGGCGCGACTGGCCCGACAACGACATCCGCTTCGCGCGCTTTGCCTCGGCAGCCGCTGAGCTGGCCATGGGCAAGCTGGACAAGAATTGGGCAGCAGACCTGATCCATGCCAATGACTGGCAGGCCTCGCTGGTGCCGGCCTATCTCGCCTGGCGCGGCGCCAAGCTGCCGTCGATCCTGACCATCCACAACCTCGCCTATCAGGGCCTCTTCCCGAAGGACTCGCTGCGGCGGATCGGCGCACCGGAGAGCTCCTTCCACATCGACGGCGTCGAGTTCTATGACCAGGTCTCCTTCCTCAAGGCCGGACTGGTCTACGCCTCGCATCTCACCACCGTCAGCGGCACCTATGCCCGGGAGATCACGACGGAGGAATTCGGCTGCGGTCTCGAAGGCCTGCTTCGCGTCCGCTCCGACGCCGCCGAGCTCACCGGCATCCTCAACGGCATCGACGAGAGCTGGGACCCGCGCTCCTGCGCCCAGCTCGCCCAGCAGTTCGGCGCCGGCGACTGGGTCGGCAAGAAGGCCAATGCGGATTACGTTCGCAAGCAGTTCGGGCTCGCGGTGTCGCGCGGCCCGATGTTCGGCATCGTCGCCCGCCTCGTGCACCAGAAGGGCATCGACCTCGTGCTGTCGGCCGCCGACGAGATCGTCGATGCCGGCGGGCAGATCGTGGTCACCGGCTCCGGCGAGCCGGCGCTCGAACAGGCCCTGATCGACGCGCATCGCCGCCGCCCCGACGCCATCGGCGTGGTGATCGGCTTCAACGACGCCCAGGCGCGCCGCATCTTCGCCGGCAGCGATTTCACTCTGATGCCCTCGCGCTTCGAGCCGTGCGGCCTCAGCCAGATGTACGCCCAGCGCTTCGGCTCGCTGCCGATCGGGCACCAGACCGGCGGCCTCGCCGAAACCATCAGCGACGGCGAGACCGGGTTCCTGTTCTCGAGGCCCTCGCGCGAATCCTTCCTCGGCGGCGTCCGCCGCGCCTTCGAGGCCTTCATGGCCCAGGACCAGCTCGACACCATGCGCCGCAGCGCCATGGGACGCTCGTTCTCCTGGAGCATCTCGGCCGGCAGCTACAGCGCGCTGTACCGGAAGCTGGCCTCCGCGTGA
- a CDS encoding CaiB/BaiF CoA transferase family protein: MQLADKHEGTTTKAFAGLRVLDFSTTIAGPHCTRMLADMGAEVIKIETDGGETMRTRPPLRQGCSTAFGQLNVGKKSLVLDLKSEDGKETVRRLAATADILVENFRPGVMQRLRLDYDSLRQVNPKLIYCSISGYGQTGPSAELPAYAPVIHAASGYDMAHLAYQPGRNRPDYCGIYHADVVTGTYGFGAIASALYQRTVTGLGQHIDVSMLETMLSLTLTELQTSQFAVKPPPRPMFGPTETGNGYVMITVASEKTFQGLMGVIGRPAWISDPRFSAYAARRENWVEMMDGVEAWSRQLTTDACLAALGAAGVPAAAYRTVSEAMADPQLAHRQAFSTVQDEGGSFQVLNVPFRMSGADTAPARRMAVLGEHTDALREEFGLARDAPVSPGKTAATN, translated from the coding sequence ATGCAGCTAGCAGATAAGCATGAGGGGACGACGACAAAAGCCTTCGCGGGCCTGCGGGTCCTGGATTTCTCGACCACGATCGCCGGTCCCCATTGCACGCGCATGCTGGCCGACATGGGCGCCGAGGTCATCAAGATCGAGACCGACGGCGGCGAGACGATGCGGACCCGGCCGCCGCTGCGCCAGGGGTGCAGCACCGCCTTCGGTCAGCTCAATGTCGGCAAGAAGAGCCTGGTGCTCGACCTCAAATCCGAGGACGGTAAGGAGACGGTGCGCCGGCTGGCGGCGACCGCCGATATCCTGGTCGAGAACTTTCGTCCCGGCGTGATGCAGCGGCTGCGGCTCGATTATGACAGCCTGCGCCAGGTCAATCCGAAGCTGATCTACTGCTCGATCTCGGGCTACGGCCAGACCGGCCCCTCGGCCGAGCTGCCGGCCTATGCGCCGGTGATCCACGCCGCCTCCGGCTACGACATGGCGCATCTCGCCTACCAGCCCGGCCGCAATCGCCCCGATTATTGCGGCATCTATCATGCCGACGTCGTCACCGGCACCTATGGTTTCGGCGCGATCGCGTCCGCGCTCTATCAGCGCACGGTGACGGGGCTTGGCCAGCACATCGACGTCTCCATGCTGGAGACGATGCTGTCGCTGACGCTGACCGAGTTGCAGACTTCGCAATTCGCTGTGAAGCCGCCGCCGCGTCCGATGTTCGGGCCGACCGAGACGGGAAACGGCTACGTCATGATCACCGTCGCCAGCGAGAAGACGTTTCAGGGCCTGATGGGGGTGATCGGCCGTCCCGCATGGATCTCAGATCCGCGCTTCTCGGCCTACGCCGCGCGCCGCGAGAACTGGGTCGAGATGATGGACGGCGTCGAAGCCTGGTCACGGCAGCTCACGACCGACGCATGCCTTGCCGCGCTCGGCGCGGCCGGCGTCCCCGCCGCCGCCTATCGCACGGTGTCGGAAGCGATGGCCGATCCGCAGCTCGCACATCGGCAGGCGTTCTCAACCGTACAGGACGAAGGCGGCTCGTTCCAGGTGCTCAATGTGCCGTTCCGGATGTCGGGAGCCGATACCGCGCCCGCCAGGAGGATGGCCGTGCTCGGCGAGCATACGGACGCACTGCGCGAGGAGTTCGGCCTCGCAAGGGATGCGCCAGTTTCGCCAGGCAAAACAGCCGCGACAAATTGA
- the ccoS gene encoding cbb3-type cytochrome oxidase assembly protein CcoS yields the protein MEILVILVPLALMLGGAGLVAFLWSLKSGQYDDLDGAAWRAIADDEPPQEASAKR from the coding sequence ATGGAGATCCTGGTCATCCTGGTCCCGCTGGCGCTCATGCTCGGCGGTGCCGGTCTCGTCGCCTTCCTGTGGTCGCTCAAGAGCGGCCAGTACGACGATCTCGACGGCGCCGCCTGGCGCGCCATTGCCGACGACGAGCCGCCGCAGGAAGCGTCGGCGAAGCGTTGA
- a CDS encoding ABC transporter permease has protein sequence MATLELSLQDEAVTPARRSRKLGVLFWLASCWLAVILTLAILAPVLPLQNPVDMDMLERRAPFSREHWLGTDGLGRDELARLIFGARVSLTVGLIAPMISLIFGGALGLFAGYFRGRFETLVVGSMDVLLAFPPLIFALAVTAYLGQSVPNLTMILGVLGIPAFMRVARAATLTLARREFVIAAEALGASHARIILRELLPNVILPLLAFFLLGVAVTIVVEGALSFLGLGVPPPMASWGSMIGEGRESLDVAPRLAFLPAAGLFLTVLAFNLVGDTLRALTDPRQGAL, from the coding sequence ATGGCCACGCTTGAGCTGTCACTTCAAGACGAGGCGGTCACGCCTGCTCGCCGCAGCCGCAAGCTCGGCGTCCTGTTCTGGCTGGCGAGTTGTTGGCTCGCGGTCATTCTCACCCTCGCAATCCTGGCGCCGGTGCTGCCGCTGCAGAATCCTGTAGACATGGACATGCTGGAGCGTCGGGCGCCGTTCTCTAGAGAGCATTGGCTTGGCACCGACGGGCTCGGGCGCGACGAGCTGGCCCGGCTGATCTTCGGCGCGCGCGTCTCGCTGACGGTCGGGCTGATCGCGCCGATGATCAGCCTGATTTTCGGCGGCGCCCTCGGTCTCTTTGCCGGCTATTTTCGCGGCCGGTTCGAGACGCTGGTGGTCGGCAGCATGGACGTGCTGCTGGCCTTTCCGCCGCTGATCTTCGCGCTTGCGGTGACCGCCTATCTCGGCCAATCCGTTCCCAATCTCACCATGATCCTCGGCGTGCTCGGGATTCCCGCCTTCATGCGCGTGGCGCGCGCGGCGACGCTAACGCTGGCACGGCGCGAATTCGTGATCGCCGCGGAGGCGTTGGGCGCCAGCCATGCCCGCATCATCCTGCGCGAGCTCCTGCCGAACGTGATCCTGCCGCTGCTCGCCTTCTTCCTGCTCGGCGTCGCCGTCACCATCGTGGTCGAGGGTGCGCTGTCGTTTCTCGGCCTCGGCGTGCCGCCGCCGATGGCGAGCTGGGGCAGCATGATCGGCGAGGGACGCGAGAGTCTCGACGTCGCCCCACGGCTCGCCTTCCTGCCGGCGGCGGGGCTGTTCCTGACCGTGCTGGCCTTCAATCTCGTCGGTGATACTTTGCGGGCGCTGACCGACCCGCGCCAGGGGGCGCTGTGA
- a CDS encoding ABC transporter permease has protein sequence MLNFVVRRLLAMLPVLLAVSLLTFLIASLLPGDLALVILGDQATPENVAALRRDMGLDQPLWWRYLSWLGHVLQGDLGRSFRTGQTVLQAVAERIPVSLQLMLMAEFIGLLIGVPLAIACAARAGGAFDRFMTGGAFAMLSMPSFLTAILLIYLFAVELHWLPATGYVPFTEAPLANLRFFVLPALTLALAEWPGIMRVLRSDMIATLQEDYIALAKAKGLTPARILFVHALKPSSLTLVTVTGINIGRLLGGTLIVESIFALPGIGRLLVGAIYTRDLVILQGVVLLVACGFVIVNFIVDMLYAVLDPRIRHGHA, from the coding sequence ATGCTGAACTTCGTCGTTCGGCGGCTGCTTGCCATGCTGCCGGTTCTGCTCGCCGTGTCGTTGCTGACCTTCCTGATCGCGTCGCTGCTGCCGGGTGATCTTGCGCTCGTCATCCTCGGCGATCAGGCGACGCCGGAAAACGTCGCGGCGCTGCGCCGTGACATGGGCCTCGATCAGCCGCTGTGGTGGCGCTATCTCAGCTGGCTCGGTCACGTCCTGCAGGGCGATCTCGGCCGTTCCTTCCGCACCGGCCAGACGGTGCTCCAGGCGGTGGCCGAGCGCATCCCCGTCTCGCTCCAACTCATGCTGATGGCCGAGTTCATCGGGCTCCTGATCGGCGTGCCGCTCGCCATCGCCTGCGCCGCGCGCGCCGGCGGCGCGTTCGACCGCTTCATGACCGGCGGCGCCTTCGCCATGCTGTCGATGCCGTCTTTTCTCACCGCGATCCTGCTGATCTATCTGTTCGCGGTCGAGCTGCATTGGCTGCCGGCGACGGGCTACGTGCCGTTCACCGAGGCGCCGCTCGCGAACCTGCGCTTCTTCGTGCTGCCGGCGCTGACGCTGGCGCTGGCGGAATGGCCGGGCATCATGCGGGTGCTGCGCTCCGACATGATCGCGACCTTGCAGGAGGACTATATCGCGCTCGCCAAGGCCAAGGGCCTCACGCCCGCGCGCATCCTGTTCGTGCATGCGCTCAAGCCATCGTCGCTGACGCTGGTGACGGTGACGGGGATCAATATCGGTCGCCTGCTCGGCGGCACGCTGATCGTGGAATCGATCTTTGCGCTGCCTGGCATCGGCCGGCTGCTGGTCGGCGCGATCTACACCCGCGACCTCGTCATCCTCCAGGGCGTGGTGCTACTGGTCGCCTGCGGCTTCGTCATCGTGAACTTCATCGTCGACATGCTCTACGCCGTGCTCGACCCCAGGATCCGCCATGGCCACGCTTGA
- a CDS encoding oxygenase MpaB family protein, with translation MVSEKDLEAALEEVRARAAGPVAGVFGPDTLTWQIDREAVIFLGAGRALLLQLAHPWVAAAIAEHSKTLADPIGRFHRTFDIVFAMVFGSLDRALLSSRQLHRRHGMIAGAMPETVGPFAAGSRYCANDVPSLCWVHATLVETALMAHDLVLPPLSSAERERYWTESRLYGALFGLTRDDLPADWAGFAAYNAAMAQSETLTVSAAAREIAAQIFSGARPWLRPPRWYRALTARMLPERLRAGFGFELDERDERAADNALRWIRCVYPKLPDRLRYVGPYQEAQARLRGEPQPDWMVRSLNRLWIGRPQMDARGKR, from the coding sequence GTGGTGTCCGAGAAAGATCTGGAAGCGGCCCTCGAGGAGGTCCGCGCTCGTGCGGCGGGACCGGTGGCCGGCGTGTTCGGCCCTGACACGCTGACCTGGCAGATCGACCGCGAGGCCGTGATCTTCCTCGGCGCCGGCCGTGCGCTGCTGCTGCAGTTGGCGCATCCGTGGGTCGCCGCCGCCATCGCCGAGCATTCGAAGACCCTTGCCGACCCGATCGGCCGCTTTCATCGCACCTTCGACATCGTCTTCGCCATGGTGTTCGGCTCGCTGGATCGGGCGCTGCTGTCGTCGCGGCAACTGCATCGACGTCACGGCATGATCGCTGGGGCGATGCCCGAGACCGTCGGCCCGTTCGCGGCGGGCTCGCGCTATTGTGCCAACGACGTCCCATCGCTGTGCTGGGTTCATGCGACGCTTGTCGAGACGGCGCTGATGGCGCATGACCTCGTTCTGCCGCCGCTGTCGAGCGCGGAGCGCGAGCGCTACTGGACCGAGAGCCGGCTGTACGGCGCCCTGTTCGGACTGACCAGGGACGATCTGCCCGCGGACTGGGCCGGCTTCGCAGCTTACAACGCGGCGATGGCTCAGTCTGAGACGCTGACCGTCAGCGCGGCGGCGCGCGAGATCGCCGCGCAAATCTTCAGCGGCGCGCGTCCCTGGCTGCGGCCGCCGCGCTGGTATCGCGCGCTCACGGCAAGAATGTTGCCGGAGCGGTTGCGGGCCGGCTTCGGGTTCGAGCTCGATGAGCGCGACGAGAGGGCGGCGGACAACGCGCTGAGATGGATAAGGTGCGTCTATCCGAAATTGCCGGACCGCTTGCGCTATGTCGGCCCCTATCAGGAAGCGCAGGCCCGGCTGCGCGGTGAACCACAGCCCGACTGGATGGTCCGCAGCCTCAATCGGCTCTGGATCGGACGGCCGCAGATGGATGCGCGCGGGAAGAGGTGA